AAGGGAGAGACTCTAGGCTTGAGAGCCTTTGGAAAGCTATGCGAAGTTCGTCGTCGTCCCATGGCTCTGCCAGCATAAGGTCCGATGGGTCTTTCCGGCACTCAATGACCATATCAATGAGCTCTGGGCACACCTTGACAACCTGGTAAAGTATCGTTTGAAACAGTCCAGTCAGGGATTTCTGCATTGGCGTCCCGGCATTCCAGAAGAAATGGCTCGCTGTGACAACTTTTTGCCCTTTTCCCCAGGTCTTCAATCGGATCTCTGTTTCGTCGTGGGTGGCAAGAAATTTCATCAGCGTTGACTTTCCACTGCCCGCCTTACCTTTAACCCAGAAGAATCCATCACCTGATTCAAGCCACTCTCCGAAACCGGTTTCGGTACTTGTAAATATCCACTGGAATGTCGCTTTGTGATGCTCCATAATAGCACTGTGTCTTTGCCTAATAGTAGGAAATCGAAGGCTCTTTAACAGCTTATGCTGTCTCTTCACCTGTTTCGCTTCGGTCGCAAGGTTATCCAAATGCGTTATCATCGTCGTAGCCCCGTCTGCGTCAATAGATGCAACTCCCTGGATGAGATTCTCAATAGACTCCAGTTTGCTTGTAGTATTGGCTTCCAAAACCGCGTTTTGCTGCTTCAACTGGCGGATGGCGCTAAGAGCAGATGATTGCTGGACACTGAACTTACGTTTCAGTGGCTTGAACTTGGTGTCAATAGGGGTAACACTCACTAAGATGTACTTATCAATGCAAGCATAAGATTATCTCGTGCTGCGATCATCTTCACTTCCAGGTTCCGAACATCCCTAGCCTTGAATTGTCGAAGCATGCTAATCTTAATAGATTGTAAGCCGCGAAACCCTCCAGACTTAAGACGCATTGGATCAAGAAGGGCTACAAGTTCGGATGCATATGCCTCACATATCTTGGCCGTCTCCATGAGGCTATCATCCAAGCGGCTCTCATAATGTTCTTCGGGAGTCCATTGGTTCTGATGGATAAGATACGCTAGTTTACGAGAGCGTTCGGTATCGGCCAGAAAGTCCCGGTCTTCCTTTATGAAGCCGTCTGTGGACTGATAAACTCTTGTCGCTGTGCGGGTCAACTTGATGCCGACCTCCAGAAACTGAAGGATATTGCCTGCCAAGGCGATAGCAGCAAGTTCGGCCATAATTCGAGATTCCAGAATGAAGATATGGAAGTGATGATGATCAGGCTGCGCAATGAGGCTTGGAGGTTGAAACATTTGGAGCCAATCCATCTGCCTTGCTGACCGGAAGATATGACGGGCCGATGCATAGCCAGCAGTTGGGCCAAATGGGGCTGACTGGCTAGATCTCAAGCAAGGTGAAATAGTGAAATATTGATAACTAAGAGACGTATTAAATTCAATCTAAAAAGAGAAAGTTTTTGAAGCCAAATCCTCCTTCATTCACAATCTGCGGCTGCTTAGCTATGATCCTGAGGGCAAATGGTAGTACCAACTCAAACGCGAAAAGTCGTCGGTGACATAAATAGCAACAAGAGGAATAAAAAAAGTAATTTAGGCAGGTTTTTTAAGGTTTTCTTATGTCTATAGATAGCTGGAATCATACCCTGACCTTATTCTTATCTTTTGTGACATAATAGCCTAGGCAGCAAGTTCTGCCTGAACTCTGAGTTAATTGGGCTTTTTTAATGTGTTAGCTTGATATATCTCGTTGAGATATGTCGCAGGCCGGGCTTGGTCTCAATGatcctcaggaacaacagcccttAGTAATCAAGCTAGGTGATTTAAAGTAAAACCTgtgggatggaataccccacACAGAAGATAGAACCAATCAACTCACTACTGCTCATTATAAATGACCCAACCTTTAATCCATTTTAAGCACATCCAGTGCGACACCTCTCTTTATTTCtatctttttatctctttctATCCCCCCTTTTTTATAGTTTTCTTAGTAATTTTcctattttcttttattatttcttagGTATCTCTTTTAGAAAAATCCTCTCTCCTATTaagcttctttttctatTACTAGCTATTTTTTCTTACCAATCACCTTCGcctcttttattaaaatcATCTTTTACTTAACTCTTTCCTTACGACGTTCTAGAGGATTACGCTAGATCGGATTTGCATTAGTATAACTGCTATTTCCCTGAATAGCATCGCTTATTTCTAATTCATATTTAACGCCAAAGAAATATTCCTTCTATAACACTTAAGCTTTTAAATGGCTCCCTTGATATATTTATTTTCAATGCctatttaagtatatatataccAAATTAACTTATTGCCTTTCAACTAATTAAAGGTTAGAGCTGTTATTTAACCTTTTCTAGCGTTAAGTGGCTATCTTCTATTGcaaatattaattattaagacGTTTTTAGCTCCCTCTCGCGAGGCCCTTTAATAAGAGCCTTAAGTTTCTTGGCTATGCCCTGAAAAGCAGCAACTTCTTCACGGAGCCTTTCGATATTATCCCTGGCATTCTTTACCTCTCGGGAGTATTATAAGTACAGGAAAAGCACTTTGGCCGATAGATCGACTACTGTAATAACGCTGGATGCAATGCCGAGCGCTTCCGCCATTGAATCTGATTACTGCAACGCCTGGCATTAGCTCAAGGTCATGGCGACAGACCAAAAATGGGTCGGCGACGTGCTGATGTTATCATCCTTGGAAATCAGCATCTGGTTTCCTTACAGTAATCAACGGCATGAAACTCTTCTCTGTTCTCTCAAAATTCAGGGTCGACGTTCTCTGTCGCGTAACTCCAACACCACGGGCGTAGATAGCTCTGTGCGTTGCAGCAGATTACTCTTCAGCTGGAATTTCCCTACATGCGTTTGGTCATTCATGATCTTGTGAGGTGCTTATTTGGGGATAATCGGCACTCTTGATGCTTCAACTCAACATACCTACGCTTGCAACGTCCGGTTGGACATTTATGACATGTCTTTTCTTCCCCTGTTTCCAAGACGCCCCTGGGCTTTCCAGTCACCAGAATTCAACACTTCTGTATTGGTGTATCTCTGTGCTCTTAGTTTGCTGTCTTCCCCATATCTGGGATGCGAGGGACGGAAGTGTGAGCCGTACTGTTCCGGACTAAACATCGTGTTTTCGATCACttccctcctcatcctttCCTAGCTGCGAAGAACTTATCACTCTCTCCATCTGTTATCAACCGGAGCTTGCAGCCCCTACTGCATCGATATCGTTCCTTAAGCTCATCTCAATCCAATTCTTCTGGTCAGATCTCCTGTACTTCCACTAGTCACTATGGCAGCTTCACTTAGCAACGCCGGCTCGTCGGTTCAAAGTGACACTCGTTTTGGCGACTCTCAAGCCGCAGATCACAGCGCTCCCACAACTCCCCCTCAGAGAGCCACGGACGAGACCCCGTCGCCTCCTCCAATTTTCTCTGACCAACCTTCAACTCGCTTCCGTGACATTCCTGGAGCATCACCACATCGTCAGAATCTGGGCCATCGACGACGAGCTACTACCGCCATCGGGGGTCATTTCACCATTCCACCGCGGAGACTTCCCGTCATCAACTCTCGACACGAGGTACAGCGCCCTGGTAATCGAACTCCAGACCGAGCAGTTCGTCAACATCGCCGCATCCGTACCCTTGGCACCCATCGACGATCCGAAAGCTTCCTGCAATACCTCTCGTCTGTTCAGAATCTCAGTCGAGAAATCGCTGGCGTGCAGCAGACTGGCCTTCCTGGGCAAGGGAACAGACTACTACTTGCGAGTCATCCTCCGCGAATGCTTCCCATCAGCACAAACCGCCTGGTCTAATATCGGTCCTGGAGGGATCCTCCAACACCAATGCTTCAGCCGAACATCGCAGGTCTCGGGCAGAATGTGATCGGTCTATCGATTTGTACACGCAGATTTCGGCCATGTCATCTGCCAGCTAGCAGGGTGACTGCCCCGACTTCCACGCCGATGCCAGAGCCTTCTCGATTGAGCATGCATTCTTTGGGGAATACGGATAACCCCATCGCTGAGCATGATACTCAACTCTCTGTCCGTTTGAACGCTTTCCGCTGGCCGGGACACCCAATGCTATGCGAGTGCCAGATTTGCGTGGAGTACAATCGCTCGCCATAGCTCTTGATGTGGTTGGAGACTCAAGATGCGCGTTGGTGACGCTATTAGATATGGGTTGCTGAACTGAGCCTACACTGGACATTTTGAGGCTAGAAGTGGTACTGCGGAGTGACTGCGATGTCCTTGAAAGCATAGACATATTTGTTGTATTTATTCATGTTAGCACTTAAAATTTCACGAATTGTATCTCGCTGTCaataagaagaagttgcTGCCTATAAGAAGTAACTGCTGTTAATTGCTATTTGTAGGAGgagctgctgttgatgagaagtGGCTGCTAACAATAATGCATTGCTCCTGGCATCTTGAGGCCTTTATGTCAAAGGTATACCAATAACATCAGAATCTACAGGCATGCGATACTGGCTTTTATATGCATTTACTGCATGCGATCTTGCGATAGAACGCgtttgaagagcttgactcCATGAGTATTGCCCCATCAACCCTTGACCAGAAAGGGTTGCTGGTTCTTTTCTGAAACAGTTTGACTCTCCACTACTTCCCGGGAAGATAAGTACGGGTTCGTTGGCTCGGGTCATAGACTCCATGAACAGGCTGAAGGTCCATAAACAGCACCGAGGAATTCGGTCAAGATCTCGCCCATCCGCGCATGTCAGTAGAGCAAGTGAGTCCAGGACACCATACACAAATCATGGGTTCGTCGCTCTAAACGTTGGACTACAAGTGTCTTGTTTCCATTGCGTAGCCAAGACCAGCTACTTTCGTTGCCCAAGCGCATTTCCACCCATGCCTCGTCAAACAACAGGCACAAAGCATAGACATCATCCTCATAGTTATTGCTCTTATCCCatgaggccttggagaaACAGGATTGTCTCAATCTATCACCGCAGCACCGTAATCTTTGGACAAAGCTGCAGTGACGAGTCAAGAACAATATGTCGATTTTGCTGTGGCTTGTATCTTAAGAAACGCGCAAAAGGGATGAATTCCTATGGTTCTGGCCATCGATATATTCCAGATCAGCCAGAGCAAGGGCAAAGATACTCGAAGTTACAACGTGGAGCGCGTTAATGCAAGAATAGTTTGACTGCCCTAAACCTGTTGCTTCGTGAAGAGCAGGAtctcttgagaaacttgatCGCCAAGGAGTACTAAATGGATCTAGGTATTCCAGGAAGATCGAGAGATGCTTGACTGCAAAGGAGATATGCACCTATAGACAAGGAGTTGCTCACTACATTATTCAGAGCGAGGTTCTCAAGGACGAAACAGGCCGACCATTATTCAGACTCAGGAGGAGGCATGTAACATCAGGATTGGTCATGCAGATAACTTAACCAATGCTTAGAAAGAACATTCGGGTGACGCAGAAGCGCCCAAGATTACCAGACTTCTTAATTATCTAGAGACGGTTGTTTTGGGGATGAAGGATATAGCGTACGATGGCTCTCTtatcagcttcttgacagTTCTGTGTGCAAGCTGATTATGCTTGGGAGGGCTATGCAAACTTCACGTTAAACCTTTCTCCTACCACTCAGATAGCAGACGAAGACCAATAAGCGGTGAACACAGGATGGCGATCCCTTCCTCTGTTTCCTCCCCACTGCGGCCACCATCACCCATCTGGAATACCAGATGCGGAACTCGGCAACATTGACCAGCAAATCTGCACGCGTGCCGAATGCTCAAAGTTAAAAGCCATCCCAAAAGGTTCAGCCAGCCCAGTCCCAGTCCAAGCCATTCAAATCACCAACTTTGTCAGCAAAGATTCGACTGACCCGGCCAGCGTTGTGATAAAAGCCACTCCGGCCAATGATAACACCACTCTCGATATCTCATCCCTGTACACGAGCGTACTGCTGCTAGCATCGCAAACCACCAGGATGGTCCTGATGTATTGCCTGACTGCATATGTCAAGATCCTCACTTACATCCTCGACAATGAGGAATCGTCCTGTAGCTGTACATGACGACTAGCACGTTGACGTCTCCTCTGCATTGACAAGCTTGATATTAGGGTTATGACCGCTTTTGCTTGTTTCCTGATAAAACACCTACGAGTCTCAGACCAGAGAACTAAAAGTCTTACAGTTGAGCTCGATTCGCCGGCTGGTTAAAGTGATAGTTCTTCCAGCAATGGCAATAATATAGGTTCTCTTCAAGGATAATCGCATAAACAGCGGGACATTGAGTTGCAGAGAgataatttaatatagcgCGGTAGGTTGGAAATAAAGGCTGTCGCTCTTTAAGTCCAGGGTAGCTCTGTAATTTTCAACAAGACGTCGCTTGCATCTAAGTCTCCGGTCTCTGTCGCTGTGTCCGGAGGTCTTTAAGAGCGTAGATGCAATTATATTGGAGTGAACCGATGGGTAGACGGACTTAGTATAAGAAACCGGGTCTGTTGTTGTAGCGCGGATCTTGAGATCCTAGCAACGTTTTATTCTAGCACCAGAGCGCAGGGTTATTTCTCCATGCCAGTAGCTCAGTTCCATTAGGCAATTATCATGACACCGCCCTAGAAACGATTGCAATTGAGCAAACTCTAATAACGATAGTCTATTTATTGCTGTAGACAGAACTCCGCAAGACTCAACTAAGTCTAAATAAAAATACAAATTTATAATACGTTGTACGAACTATTAAATCGGGTTGTGGCGATCTCAAGGAGAACCTCCCTAATCAGGAACAAATTCATGAACCTAGTACACGGCCAGATCCCTTGCGCGCAACAAAGATAGTTCCTGTCGCCTTAATACCGACGCCAGAGCCTGAGGGTCTGGTAAAAGGAACAGCCCGCTCCCGCACAATGTTCTTCATCACGGCAGcgcccttctccttctcctcctcgctccAAGACTGAAATGCCCTCGAGCCGAACCCATGTGTTAGAAGATCAGCGACTTCGTCGGCCGTCTTGCCGCCCAGATGCACGTCAATTACAGTGCTAGTATGTACGTCGAGCCCGGCACCTGACAGCACGGCCTTGGTATGCTCCGGGTCAAGCCAGATGTCGGGGACAGGCGGCTTGAATGGCGTATCGTCGGGGCGGATCTGCGCCTGGACCTCCTGAATGATCTTGATATGTCCCATCGTCGTCCAGCCGGTGACCACGGCCACTCCATCGGGGCGAAGTGTACGCGATATCTCTCGGGCGCCCTTGTCGGCGTCGGTGAAGTACATGAGGCCGAGGTTCGTAATGGAGTGGGTGAAGGTGTCGTCTGGAAAAGAGAGTTCCTCGCCGACCATGGCGGCCGCGTGGACGTTGGGATGGGAGGCGAACCGATCCCTAGCAATGCTGACCATATTCTCCGCGACGTCGATGGCGTGGATCTCAGGCTGGATCCCGGACTTAAGGATGATGTCAGTCACGATGCCGGTGCCGCATGCGTTGTCGAGAATCTTCGACTCGGACGTCAGAGGCTTTAGGTCCGCGATGAAAGAGATGGCATGCTGCGCGAGTTCACGGGTAGCTCCACCAGTGGTGGCCTCGTACTTGTCTGCAGTCTTGTTGAAGTGCTCGGTGGCTGTCAGCTTGGGAGCGGACGACATGGCGGCAGAGCAAATAGCTAAAGCATGACTTTAAGATAGCACCATCGGCATATTGTGACAGGTTCGCAGATTTATATTTCGTATCGAACTCTGATGAACGCTTCAGGTTTACGGATATCGCAATAATACTCTAATGATGTCCGGAAGTCGGAGGAATAACTGTTTACTCATCATTTCCGGGGCCCACGATCACACCTAACCTGAAGAGGCTAAGGTAGTTTATAAGGTTGGGCCGCTCTTAAGCATTAATCCATAATAGGCATAGTCTCTACTGAGTTCCCCAGCTCTGGACTGAAAATTAGAAACCCTCCGTGGAAATTTATGCAATAGTTCCCCCGGGTGGTCCAATTGCTTTTCGTGCTCTCGGATGTTTTCTTTACTGTTTTTGTCTTGTCAATTCTCTGACCATTGATCAAACAAAATGGGCGCGTCCATTCATCACTCACAACGGCGTGTCTCCTGCGAGGCTTGCCGGAATGCGAAAGCGAGATGCCAACGAATCCGACCAACTGACTCTCAGTGCGCGCGATGCTTTCTCCTGAAGATTGAATGCATTGTTGGACAACAGAGAAAGGTTGGTAGACCACGACTACCGACTTCTGGTCGACCTACGCATCGCGAACAGCACAACAATATTGCAAACGAGGTGATGCTATGGACAAGAGAAACTGGCGTTGTCGAGAATTCCAAACATTCATCAGATACACTTACGCCATCATATTATAACGATCAAGCCAGCTTGCTGAGTCCTGAATCCTCATTTGCCGACTCTCTTAGCGTCTTCAGCTCGGAAGCAAGCAGCTGGCAAGAAGCCATTCCTGACGAGGGCACTTCATCGACGTGGGATACATCATGGGAGCTAGACCTGGCTTCGCTCACTTCGGGTGGCAACGCCAGTTCTCACAGGTACAGGTTTCTCTCTCATCCGCCTTCGGTGGTGGATTTATCACCTTGGAGTCGTGAGGTAGCCTCACCGAGATACCCAAACATACAGCACCCGAGTCACACAGACAGCCTTTCCCAGTTGCAACGCATCAGTCTTGATCTTCACGTTCGTGCTGTAGCGGTCGAACACCACAAACAAGCACTCACTTTGGACATGATCAGCTATAAGCTAGGCCCGCTTTACAAAGATGGATTTACATTAGCCCAGTCAGTCTTGAAATCCTCTCAGGACTTTCTCGTTATCCTTGCTCGGCTTCATAGCTCCCGATCAGGGGCAGTATCGTCATCAATACCGCCACCCGCCCTCAATTTTGCTGATTTGGGTTTGCCGGTACTCCTGCCGCGTCCTTGTATCACGTACCAGCCCTTGAGTGGCCCTCTGGCTCTGACCATAATTAATGTGTTTACACAACTGATAGCTCTTTACGAGCTGATTATTGAAAAGCTCTCTGCACGAGTTAACCGTTCAGATGTTCTGCCGATCCCACCTATTCCTATTTCCGCCTTTGAAGGGTCAATGATGGTACACCCCTGCAAACAAGGCTTGCTTTTTACCCGTATGGCTGTGCCTCTATTAGAAAGAATGGAAAGTGTATTGGGAACTGTAGGAGGCCCTGAAAATTGGGAGGGTTTATTAACTCCACGACAATTGGACGTTCTGTGGATTGAGCTTGGCGGAGTGAATGGCGAGACTGACGTCGGTATGCTGCGTCCCATACGGTTGAGGAAGGCATTCCATGACGCTgaaataatattaaggcGGGTTCTCTCCTAATGAAATCGAAGCAATGTTACATAGCCAATACGACTAGCTGATATTGATACTTAACTACTACTCCTGCTAAGTTATATGACAGTAGCTTGTATCTTGGCTAGAGGCGGAGCCGGTGTCACAGTGTGCCGTACTGGATTGCGAATACTACCGTAAGGACGCATTATTAGCCTCGTCCGTACACTCACGCTAACCTTTCTCTTGATGAACAATCAACCTCTGCGGTTTTTTAGCTTTTCCTGCGCCATAATCTTGATCGAGATGACGTGGATCTTGGTGTGGCGAAGATTACCAACCCTGCGTTCTGAAAACCCTCCCCGGAGGCTTTAAATAGAGAGCTACCTGGATCCTTGCACTATACCCGATATGGTGATAATGAATCCGTAAGTTCTCGTAGCATTCCCCCCAGAATGGAGTATATATCACATAGagctctcttctttctctcctccccATGCCCTTTCTTCACAGCCTCACCACTAACCTCGTACCCAACTACTTCACATCCATAGCCACAAATTTGACAACCACCACATCAAACATGCCTCTCGTCGACGCCCTCATAATCGGCGCAGGTCCTGCGGGCCTGTCTGCAgctcttgcccttgcccGCCAGCTGCACACAGCCGTCGTCTTTAACAGCTCGCTCTTCCGCAACGCACGTTCGGAGCATATGCATACCATACCCACATGGGATCACAAAGACCCCGCTGCCTTTAGGGGCGCGACACGTAAGGAGATCTTGGAGCGGTATAACACAATCTCGTTTAAGGATTGCGAAGTTgccaaggtcgagaagaCGAGTGCGGGTGACTTTGCGGCCACGACTGTAGATGGGACAACATTTACTGGCAGGAGAGTCTTGCTTGCCAGTGGTGTTACTGATTTGCCGCTTGATATCCAGGGATATGTCGAGTGCTGGGGCCGATCCATGTGCGTGTTTCCCATTATGACATCCTGAATAACACTAACTCCTCTAGCTACCACTGTCTCTTCTGCCACGGTTATGAAGATATTGGAAAGCCCTCCGCTGGAATCCTTGCCCTCGGAGAGGTCTCCTCCCCCGCAGCAGCCACAGCCCTCGCGCGCAGTGCCAAGCAAATAACCTCCAAGGTTGTGATCTACACCTCAAACAACCCTGGCGTGCAAACCGCAATCGCAGCCCTCCTCGGCCAAAACAATACCGCCATCACAACAGACGACCGTGAAATCGCTTCTCTCGCTCTTGGTTCTGAAGGGAGCGGAATCATTATTACCTTTGCAGATGGAAGCTCGGTTCAGGAGGCGTTCCTTGCGCACAAGCCGCCTACGAAGCTTAACGGCCCGTTTGCAGAGCATTTAGGAGTGGAGTTGACGCCCGGTGGAGATATTCAAGTAACACCACCATTTGGAGCCACCAGTGTCAAGGGGGTTTATGCGGCAGGAGATTGCGcggccaagatgaagaatgTCATGCAGGCAATGCATATGGGGACGTTCGCGGGGGTAGGGATGGCGCATGACTTGCAGGCTGAGGGGTCCAAAATTTAGATGCGAGGGCTACGGGCTCTATGTTGCACATATACTCCAGAGACAGGGTTTGGATTAGTGTTAGGCTATCCTATCTAAGTTATCTTTGCCTAAGGGCTTTCttttaactaagatatagcTATGAAGGGGGatagatatataaagaggtaagaaaggaaaataagaaaataaaaacaaatagtaataaaataagaaaaaggcAGATTAAAACACATAAGtaagaaaataaagaaaacAAGGTTATAAGAGATATAGGTAGAAAGAGCTAAAAAGAATATATGTATATATTACTAGGAAGGCCATAAAAGAGAGAGGTAGCTAGAGAGCTATAAAAGCAGACTTTGCTATATAGCTTATATGTTTTTAGTTGCATATGCAGACTTCCTGTGCCGTCAAGATATGACATGGCGTCATTCATTGCAATAGCAGGGACTACTCATCTGAGCTGAgaaatctattataataacatCCTATATGAGATTCagctttattattctttatttCTATTCTATGGTTTATTATGGTATACGCAGCAAGTTAGGCTTCCTTGTAACACGTTTAACATCCATTGCTATTACTAACACTTTCTgttaaactaattaattcTGATATCTTAAGGTATACTCCTTGTTCCAGTATACTgatataattaaattaatatagttGCCAACTAACTTTACGGTGAAGACTTTATGACAATCTGTGGAGAGCAAGTATATGAGCGAATTGATAGACGGCACTAATAGTTTGTTTGAGATCCTATCATAAATGTACCATAACTACTTAAACGAGTGACAAAAGATCGAAATGACGATCAATCTCCGCAGCTATCGAGTAAGAAGAGGTGCCTCAAGATACAAGTTCGTAAATCGCTTGTTTACCAAGTCCGGAATCTTGGCAATCTTAGAAAGTGACTCATCCCATTTGAAAGCCTTAGCCCATCGTGAGACCAAACCAGCCTGCAAATCGCCTTCATATCGCTCACTCCAGTCTGGCGTAGCCCACTTCTCATGGACCTTTTCAAATTGCTTCTTATACTTACCGGGAGCGTCATCGGGAATGGAGTCATCCTTCAACGGCGCGACTGGATCCCAATGTTCCAACGCCATTTGTTCATCTGGGAAGCCCTTGGCGGGAAGTATTCTCTCAAGATTAGCATCGAGGATCTTGAAAGTTTGGAGTTTGTCCTGTGACATGTCGGGTGGTGGTGCGATGAGAGATACACCCATCATGAGAGTTATGCCGCCGTCATCAGCTTTCAGAAGAGAGTCGATGTTGTTACCACTGTGGACGGGATCAGATCCACCATTATCTGGAATAATGTTAGTTGAAGACTCTGATGGAGAGAAAGTACTTGCACTGCGCCCACAATCCTGTAGGAACAGACTTCAACTCGCAGGCCATATCCCATCCAATGACATCTACTGGCTTATCATGGGCTTCACCCTGGGTGATGGTGAAATCAAGAGTAGACTGTAGAGGACGAGTTAACTCCATTGGCTTAGCATAGATGCTTGCCTTATTGTATGCCACATGGTCGACAACACCCTCTTCTTCGGTCTTGAGCTGTTCAGCCTTTGAAACAGCCATCTTGCAGCCTATCACAAGGGAGAAAGTACCACCGCGAACAGTCCAAGACGCATTAGGATCGCGCTGAGGCTTCTCACTGTCATTCATCAAACCAGACTGTGCAAGGAACGTGTGCCCTTGATTCTCTGGTGGTGTAGTGACGCTCGCCGATGAgacctcttcatcgtcgtcaccAACCTCCGTAATGCGAGATG
Above is a window of Fusarium oxysporum Fo47 chromosome XII, complete sequence DNA encoding:
- a CDS encoding S-adenosyl-L-methionine-dependent methyltransferase; protein product: MSSAPKLTATEHFNKTADKYEATTGGATRELAQHAISFIADLKPLTSESKILDNACGTGIVTDIILKSGIQPEIHAIDVAENMVSIARDRFASHPNVHAAAMVGEELSFPDDTFTHSITNLGLMYFTDADKGAREISRTLRPDGVAVVTGWTTMGHIKIIQEVQAQIRPDDTPFKPPVPDIWLDPEHTKAVLSGAGLDVHTSTVIDVHLGGKTADEVADLLTHGFGSRAFQSWSEEEKEKGAAVMKNIVRERAVPFTRPSGSGVGIKATGTIFVARKGSGRVLGS